The window GTAAATGACATGTGGTAATCGTATAAGGAGTAATACGGTATAAGAATGACCATGTATGGTAATAGTGCTTTAAAGATATATATATTCTAGTATTAAAAGTTGACAACATCTAGATATTGATTGAAGGGATATTACGAAATAGTTGGATATTTATAAATGAATATGATTGGTATGCATACAATAATTACGCCTCTCCtaccaaagaaaaaaagaagataattACACTTCAATTCAAATAAGTTAGAAACTATTAATTCAGATTTGTATCATGTAGCATTAGATGAAGCGCTCTCTATTAGAAACCTATTCCCAAATTCCGAATCCGAGACCTTTAGTTAATTGAAAGAGGAATCTTATCGATCCCACCACACTCGTTAGTATTGATTCATTTATTATCTTTTTCGGCCTAAATATAGTTGCGGGCAAGATGGATGGCCCAAGGATAACTTTTTACGAACATTTGTGTCCACTAGATTACCATTTTGTATGCTAGTTTCAAATTTCAATACATTTTGTAAATTTACTTGgcctaatttatttatttttttaccatTTTGCATGCTagtttcagttacattgtgtaaTGTTTAATTAGTCTGATTTTTACCTTTTCAAATACTTGGCCTGATTAACCAATGAAAAGAACAAATATAAGATAAGCATAAAGGTAACAGGGACTTTGAAGCTCATAGATAAATAGGATATACGTAATAATTACTATTCGCAATAttacttttattgtttttttatcacttaataatattactttcatTGTTAAAACCTTAATTGTACTATCTTGCCCAATATATTGATTTACACGTTgcagttaaaattaaaatttgcagGACCCTACCAAAGTTATGCCAAATTCATGCCTATGTAACATTAATTTGCCTTCTacactacttatttttaataaaataacgcTTATGATTTCAGGGGTACATTGAGTTTAAGGAGTGCGAAGAACGGGAGCTATTTCCCGATGATAATAGCATGGTCTAGTCAGTTTTTGGACTGATAATTGAAATAACCAATATTTTGCTGAAACACAGAAAGCATACAGGAGCCAATATTATGGAGCTCttgcgtataaacttccagcacattatgctagaatctcatatgtaaaaaaaacGAACTCCACCATATTATGCTGAAATTCTTCCGGATTTCTAAGGgtgtttttgtttaaattttgttttaacatgaaaaatgactaagtttcaattacttttgaaactatggcTACTTTTCAATTATAAGTTGCAAATCTGGTTATTTCTGACTTCCCTATTTCCCGTTACATGCTTAAGTTTTCACCTTGAAACCCAAGAAACACCACGaatttacaaacaaacaaaaaaaaaaacaccaaATTACATTAACTTACCATGGTTCATTACTTCATTAAGTAATAGAAGTGTGCATGTGCTAAACACGTATCATGGATATATTGGCATGGTGTAAACACCACGTACGTACAAGTTTTTCCCCAGAATTTACTCTGATTTTTATAGTTTGCAATTCATCAAAGCTATTCaccaacaaaaaaatataatcatTCTGCAACTAACACAAGAcaatttctttcttttcaatCTCTCATTGTTTCCAATGAATAAATCCACCATCATTAGGCCATTCTGGAAACAGTTGTTAACCTCCATTCAAAGGTAAAATAAGATCAAtaatttttctgttttttttcccCCCAGTTTAATTCACATCAAGAATATAGAATACAATCTTCAGTCCTGTAAAAACCGAGTAAAAAAAAATGGGGTGTTCGGGGGTGGGGCGGGGTGGTGGGGGTGGGGGATTTTCGATCATCTACCTCTACTTTTTTTCGAACATCAACTCGAACACAAAATTGCTCTTCTGAGTTGTGACTGATTATAGGTTCTCTTCCTCTACATCTTTTGCTCCTATATTTGCATCTGTTATCTATTGAACTTTTCTTATACATGTACAAGAATATattccctaatctctttttttcattgttgAACCAATTAGTGCAGCTTGAAAGTACCAAATACAAGTTACAACTGTTTGTAGAAGAGAACGTACGCTTGATCATGCAGCACCGAGCTTTTCGGGATGACTGTGACTGACACGTCATCATAACGCAGCCACTTGCCACTTTGATGACGGGCATCGGCCGTATAATGACCCTTTGAAGGGTCCCTTCCATGATGAGTGATTGTCGCAACGAGTTCATACCTCTTAACCTGTAGTAATAAAATGGAAATATACGCTTTACTAGATACACTCGTCAACGCCACACTTCTAAGAACAAGGAGATAATCTCACCTCAGAAGAGGGAGAGGCAAGTAATTCACGTCCAAACACAAGCTCCAAAGGGAAGTGCACGGGTTTATGCAACTTGGTGCTCCCTTCACTTCCGTAGCTAAAGCGCATTAAATGCAACACCATTATATCAGAAAGCTCCAGAATCTTAACAGACTTGCTGGCACTGACTACTTCGGCCTGAGATATGATTAATTGAGAAAATCATGAAGTATTCCCTAAGATATTTGCAATATTTAACATCCAAAGAAAAGACACTTCAGTCAGGGGTCTAAGTCCCGAACACGTAAAGAGAGCAATCTGTGAAAATTGGAAGCAACTTGCCACAAATAACTTGAATTTAACCAAATGTCTGGAAGAAAAAGGAAAGCATAGCCACCTGAAAATTCACATTTTTAAATGCTGCTTCATGATGGTAAGAAAAATGATCGTTATCTTTCTAAAGGTATTACACTTACTGAAAACCTTATAATACATAACATCATGAACTCTGGTTGATACTGTCTATAGCATACTCAAGCATAAATATAACCAGAATTCAAATTGTAATGCTTCATTTGATCTGCCGTATAAGATCATCTCCACACATTTTAGTCTTAAGTTTTGCAGAGAACATGCCAGACATCTGAAGGAGAAAAACAACACAAAAAACCCACGCAAGCGCACCTCCTAGACACGTCCTAATCTCAATTGTGCATCTAACGCTCACCATTTGTGCTCCTGAGATTTGTTACATTATCGAAAAACATAGCATGTTTAGGGGCACTTTTATAGTTTTTCACCACCTCGACAGTCCGCAGAAATTTCTTGACAATGGCAGAACAAAAGTACCATAAGCATAATAATTTCCTAATTGACTTTTTCAGAAAAAGTAAGCACTACTGTGTTTTCTTTATGTCACCTAATAcagaagaaaataaattaattttcttctttttaaccCTTTAGGGGAAAAAAGTATATGCCAGAGTATGATCATATTCTTGTATACTAAAAAGGGTATAACCCTCAGGACGAGTATATACCTGTATACTTAATCATCATGAGATTCTAAAATTCACATAACATAATAGAGTACCTTTCCAGCTGCTGATGTTCGATATCCTTCAAGTGCCTCTGGTGCAGAAAACATCCGAAGTGCATCTTCTATTGAGCAAATAGGCTCTGGAAAAATGTTAAGGTGGAGCAGAAGAAATGGTTGTACTGTTGCTGAGGCTTTGTTACCTTGTTAAACCAATGAATAAGATCTCTTAAACAAATGGATAAGAGAGTCCCAACAGTAAACAACTTACATGaacaaaagagaaataagaaAACGTAGCGGATCAATGATCACCAGTGTCATTTCACTCAACCAAGATGGAAATTCAAACACATAAGCAAATATATAACTAAATAAATACAAAGGTATTCTGATCTAATGTCATGCGTTCGGTTTACCTTTAGCCTTCACTACACTCTTCAATTGGCCTCCAAAAATTTCACTCAATTTTGACGGGACAAAGCTCTGTGTTCTAGTAACTGCAGTCCTATTCCTTGGGCCAACAGTCTCCCAATCATCATCCTCTTCCTCGTCATCCGTTGATGAAACCAGAGAGGAGTTTCTCCCGATACCATTTGGTACTTGACCCTCTAATTTTAGCAATTCATCATGCATCTGATGCATGAGAAAACTGAGGAACTCCTGAGCATCTTCCTGCCTGTAATTAGCCATTCCACCGTAAAAATACAGAAAGATTAAATACAGGACACTGTTCCATCAAATTTTCGTGTCAAtcaaatttctcttcaaactgcAGTTGCTAGGTGCAATTCAACTAAACAAACTCATTGGAACATCTTTATAAAAGAATCCAGTTGAGAAAAACTGGAAACTGTTGCTCATAGCACCAAAGAAAAACCAAGTAAGAAACAAGAAATCACTTATATGCTGTCAGTAACATACCTCGGTCTGCCTGTCAAGCTATTTGGGACATCCGGAGTAAAGTTTTGTAGGACAGATTCAAACATTAAAGGTCGAAAAGGCTGCCCAATTTCCGGAAAAATTGTTTCCTTTTTCTTCATACTTGAATCACTGAATATGCCAAACTCAGAGAT is drawn from Nicotiana tabacum cultivar K326 chromosome 9, ASM71507v2, whole genome shotgun sequence and contains these coding sequences:
- the LOC107788279 gene encoding ubiquitin carboxyl-terminal hydrolase 24 — encoded protein: MNDQKVLIFGSFTEDEIKTLQSQPTTTDVGIIFGSLDSATLKSVGLFNTKLTDLDHSKKPQLPELAHKENVAEGHSSIGKTIKSAGKTINEYGSSSFTNPDYNRSVTDLKTFREELHPTVNTGSTYDSAEKSSLSQSSHSVEDVNLTNQLKNYNLLNGRHKSLNGSVVVFRSLLARGLVNLGNLCFLNATLQALLSCSPFVLLLQELKTRDIPQAGYPTLHAFIQFISEFGIFSDSSMKKKETIFPEIGQPFRPLMFESVLQNFTPDVPNSLTGRPRQEDAQEFLSFLMHQMHDELLKLEGQVPNGIGRNSSLVSSTDDEEEDDDWETVGPRNRTAVTRTQSFVPSKLSEIFGGQLKSVVKAKGNKASATVQPFLLLHLNIFPEPICSIEDALRMFSAPEALEGYRTSAAGKAEVVSASKSVKILELSDIMVLHLMRFSYGSEGSTKLHKPVHFPLELVFGRELLASPSSEVKRYELVATITHHGRDPSKGHYTADARHQSGKWLRYDDVSVTVIPKSSVLHDQAYVLFYKQL